A stretch of the Bradyrhizobium arachidis genome encodes the following:
- a CDS encoding outer membrane protein — MGMKRTGFGIAVGATILLASTFAASAADLPVKYKAPPPDPWNWAGLYGGINAGYSFGRDTFDQALPNLPAGRFQDGPGRILPTGGVFGGQLGYNWQIERWVLGLEGDAQWAGQRDPGCGGFECIQNFNAEVGAALVRHQVDWFTTLRGRLGYANGGYLLYVTGGAAWAGIRETATLQFDDSVASATVKNVVAGWVFGGGIEGRLSGNWTVKFEYLHLDFSPTTTTTRLATPAGLLPFDETNVVRSHVTDNIVRVGLNYRLWNAQATAPAPIDPAANAWRWTGAYAGLNGGYGVGNTSFKEFKYFDPVAPPLFGELTHYISSFAPQKVSPQGALAGGQVGYNWQINQFVVGVEGDAQWSGQKDTACAMSCFTAGGPVETVTQRYNWLATARARLGYAGSGYLLFVTAGGAWAEIEETDVFSGAAVYTSNFKQTKGGWVAGGGVEAWLSGNWTGKIEYLHFDLGSINHTFATTDQTFPTMGTQSTVRNDVIRVGVNYRLGG, encoded by the coding sequence ATGGGAATGAAACGAACCGGCTTCGGGATTGCTGTGGGGGCAACGATCCTGCTGGCGTCGACTTTCGCTGCGTCCGCTGCCGACCTCCCCGTCAAATACAAGGCGCCGCCGCCGGATCCCTGGAATTGGGCCGGCCTCTATGGCGGCATCAACGCCGGCTACAGCTTTGGCCGCGACACCTTCGATCAAGCATTGCCCAACCTGCCCGCCGGGCGGTTTCAGGACGGCCCGGGACGCATCCTGCCGACCGGCGGCGTGTTCGGCGGCCAGCTCGGATATAACTGGCAGATCGAACGCTGGGTGCTGGGCCTCGAAGGCGACGCTCAGTGGGCCGGTCAGCGCGACCCCGGCTGCGGCGGCTTCGAGTGCATCCAGAATTTCAACGCCGAGGTCGGCGCGGCGCTCGTGCGTCACCAGGTCGACTGGTTCACCACGCTGCGCGGCAGGCTCGGCTACGCCAATGGCGGCTATTTGCTCTATGTCACCGGCGGCGCCGCTTGGGCGGGCATTCGCGAGACCGCAACGCTCCAGTTCGACGACTCCGTCGCTTCAGCCACAGTGAAAAACGTCGTGGCCGGCTGGGTGTTCGGCGGCGGCATCGAAGGACGGCTCTCGGGCAACTGGACCGTCAAGTTCGAATATCTGCATCTCGATTTCTCGCCGACCACCACGACGACGCGCCTTGCGACGCCGGCCGGGCTGCTGCCCTTCGACGAAACCAACGTCGTGCGCAGCCACGTCACCGACAACATCGTCCGCGTCGGCCTGAACTACCGGCTGTGGAATGCGCAGGCCACCGCTCCCGCGCCGATCGATCCGGCAGCAAACGCCTGGCGCTGGACCGGCGCCTATGCCGGTCTCAATGGCGGCTATGGCGTCGGCAACACCTCGTTCAAGGAGTTCAAATATTTCGACCCGGTCGCGCCCCCGCTGTTCGGCGAACTCACCCATTACATCTCCTCCTTCGCGCCCCAAAAGGTGTCGCCGCAGGGCGCGCTCGCAGGCGGCCAGGTCGGCTACAATTGGCAGATCAACCAGTTCGTGGTGGGTGTCGAAGGTGATGCACAATGGAGCGGCCAGAAGGACACTGCCTGCGCCATGAGCTGCTTCACGGCCGGCGGTCCCGTCGAGACCGTGACGCAGCGGTACAACTGGCTTGCCACCGCGCGCGCCCGCCTCGGCTATGCCGGCAGCGGCTATCTCCTGTTCGTCACCGCAGGCGGCGCATGGGCCGAGATTGAAGAGACCGACGTGTTCTCGGGCGCGGCCGTCTACACCTCGAACTTCAAGCAGACCAAGGGCGGCTGGGTTGCCGGCGGCGGCGTCGAAGCCTGGTTGTCCGGCAACTGGACCGGCAAGATTGAGTATCTTCATTTCGATCTCGGCAGCATCAATCACACTTTCGCGACGACCGATCAGACCTTCCCGACCATGGGAACGCAATCGACCGTCCGCAACGATGTCATCCGCGTCGGTGTGAACTACAGGCTCGGCGGCTAG
- a CDS encoding outer membrane protein, producing the protein MKRVSLAISLILFGTMAASAADLAAHYTKAPVMAPSYNWTGFYVGGNVGGQWGSSNSNTSTVFDPFGYFADTSVTAVNAVGAQHINSSSVTGGLTAGYNWQVNNAVFGFQGDINYFGFKGSATGSAVYPCCAPVGFTVNSSVSADWLATIRGRIGVLATPNWLIYATGGAAIADVKGDFTFTDGFMTESGAIRDTRVGWTAGVGGEYAVGNGWSLKAEYLYVDLGRASMRSTNLGGVFGPFPASVFTHSADLKSNIVRVGVNYNFGGPAVARY; encoded by the coding sequence ATGAAAAGAGTTTCTCTGGCGATCTCGCTGATTCTGTTTGGAACTATGGCCGCGTCCGCGGCTGATCTTGCGGCGCATTACACCAAGGCCCCCGTGATGGCGCCGTCCTACAACTGGACGGGCTTCTACGTCGGCGGCAACGTTGGCGGTCAATGGGGCAGTTCGAATTCGAACACATCGACAGTCTTCGATCCGTTCGGCTACTTCGCCGACACGAGTGTTACCGCCGTCAACGCCGTCGGTGCCCAGCACATCAACAGCTCCAGCGTGACCGGCGGCTTGACGGCCGGCTACAACTGGCAGGTCAACAACGCGGTGTTCGGCTTCCAAGGCGACATCAACTATTTCGGCTTCAAGGGCAGCGCGACCGGCTCAGCGGTGTATCCCTGCTGCGCGCCGGTCGGTTTCACCGTCAACTCCTCGGTCTCGGCCGACTGGCTCGCCACCATCCGTGGCCGCATCGGCGTCCTCGCCACGCCGAACTGGCTGATCTATGCCACGGGCGGTGCTGCGATAGCCGACGTGAAGGGCGATTTCACTTTCACAGACGGGTTCATGACCGAATCCGGAGCGATCCGCGACACCCGGGTCGGCTGGACGGCGGGCGTCGGCGGCGAATACGCGGTCGGCAATGGCTGGTCGCTCAAGGCCGAATACCTGTACGTCGATCTTGGTCGTGCGAGCATGCGCAGCACGAATCTCGGCGGCGTTTTTGGCCCCTTCCCGGCCAGCGTGTTCACGCACTCGGCCGATCTCAAATCGAACATTGTCCGCGTTGGCGTGAATTACAACTTCGGCGGCCCTGCGGTCGCCAGATACTAG
- a CDS encoding DUF3280 domain-containing protein — protein sequence MRRLILPVLILLALVPKAGAQPISVAVDDFSFTDTSAEPADQTAAHEKRLKAFMVALRKDLAADGRYQPVPAMQADAKFKIIGGVQKTSTLVQWAKAVVIDATAKKIVLERLYTFRGDTDEAWDHAEAFVSREIRATLDKALAPAPVALAVFDFELEDTTAAPSSGLAPSDATYLAEATAGVRDLLAQSGRYRMVDVGGVGTEAAKARKLRDCGGCEATIARELGADQTLIGVVRRVSRTEYTLGFQVRDAKTGAVVSRGDSGLRMGADYSWKRGAVRLVSDVLVEAQR from the coding sequence ATGCGTCGCCTGATCCTGCCGGTCCTGATCCTTCTCGCCCTTGTCCCGAAGGCAGGCGCCCAGCCCATCAGCGTTGCCGTTGACGACTTCAGTTTCACCGATACGTCGGCCGAGCCGGCAGACCAAACCGCGGCGCATGAGAAGCGCCTCAAGGCGTTCATGGTTGCGTTGCGGAAGGATCTTGCCGCAGACGGCCGTTACCAGCCGGTTCCGGCCATGCAGGCCGACGCAAAATTCAAAATCATCGGCGGCGTGCAGAAGACGAGCACGCTGGTGCAGTGGGCGAAGGCGGTCGTGATCGACGCCACTGCCAAAAAGATCGTGCTGGAACGGCTCTACACCTTCCGCGGCGACACCGACGAGGCGTGGGACCATGCCGAGGCGTTCGTCTCCCGCGAGATCCGCGCGACCCTGGACAAGGCGCTCGCGCCAGCGCCGGTCGCGCTCGCGGTGTTCGATTTTGAGCTGGAGGATACGACGGCTGCGCCATCGAGCGGCCTGGCGCCGTCAGACGCGACCTATCTGGCAGAAGCAACGGCGGGCGTGCGCGATCTCCTCGCGCAATCCGGCCGCTACCGCATGGTGGATGTCGGCGGCGTCGGCACGGAAGCTGCCAAGGCGCGCAAGCTCCGCGACTGCGGTGGGTGCGAAGCCACCATCGCCCGCGAGCTCGGCGCCGACCAAACGCTGATCGGCGTGGTGCGGCGGGTCAGCCGCACCGAGTACACGCTTGGATTCCAGGTCCGCGACGCCAAAACCGGCGCCGTCGTCTCGCGCGGCGACAGCGGGCTTCGCATGGGCGCCGACTATTCCTGGAAGCGCGGCGCCGTGCGGTTGGTGAGCGACGTCCTCGTCGAGGCGCAGCGCTAG
- a CDS encoding helix-turn-helix transcriptional regulator, which translates to MANNQIQLDRIFAALADPTRRAIVMRLCDGEASVGELADPFDMALPSFMKHIHVLEMSGLVQSEKAGRVRTCRLRPEAMVGAEDWLQHQRAIWEARLDRFEAYVMKLKKEKTEKPAVKRPSASKKGKA; encoded by the coding sequence ATGGCTAACAATCAAATCCAGCTCGACCGGATCTTCGCAGCGCTGGCCGACCCGACACGGCGGGCGATCGTGATGCGGCTTTGCGACGGCGAGGCGTCGGTCGGCGAGCTCGCCGATCCCTTCGACATGGCGCTGCCGAGCTTCATGAAGCACATCCACGTGCTCGAAATGAGCGGCCTCGTCCAATCGGAGAAGGCGGGCCGTGTCCGCACCTGCCGGCTGCGGCCGGAGGCGATGGTCGGGGCCGAGGACTGGCTGCAGCATCAGCGCGCGATCTGGGAGGCGCGGCTCGACCGGTTCGAGGCCTATGTCATGAAGTTGAAGAAAGAGAAGACGGAGAAGCCGGCTGTCAAACGGCCGTCTGCATCAAAAAAAGGAAAGGCGTAA
- a CDS encoding fumarylacetoacetate hydrolase family protein encodes MKLISFVVDGRPSFGAVKDNGVVDLGARLRLEGCATLRQFLEAGRLPDAARLTASARPDHTLDKIAFAPVIPDPEKIICVGLNYRDHVAETGRTVTEKPALFARFACSQVGHLQPIVKPKVSDDFDYEGELALVIGKAGRHIQASRALDHVAGYACYNEGSIRDWQRHTSQFLSGKTFAESGSFGPWLVTTDEIPDPSKLTLQTRLNGTVVQNTTTDLLVTAIPELIAYISTICPLVPGDVIVTGTPGGVGAKRTPPLWMRPGDTVEVEISGIGVLRNTVVAGQA; translated from the coding sequence ATGAAGCTCATCTCTTTCGTCGTCGACGGCCGCCCCTCCTTCGGCGCGGTCAAGGACAATGGCGTTGTCGATCTCGGCGCGCGCCTGCGCTTGGAGGGATGTGCGACACTACGGCAGTTCCTGGAAGCCGGCCGGCTTCCGGACGCTGCGCGGCTGACAGCCTCCGCGCGACCCGACCACACCCTCGACAAGATCGCCTTCGCGCCCGTCATCCCCGATCCCGAAAAAATCATCTGCGTCGGCCTCAACTATCGCGACCACGTCGCGGAGACCGGCCGCACCGTCACGGAGAAGCCGGCGCTGTTCGCCCGCTTCGCCTGCAGCCAGGTCGGACACTTGCAGCCGATCGTGAAGCCGAAAGTGAGCGACGATTTCGACTATGAGGGCGAGCTTGCGCTGGTGATCGGCAAGGCCGGCCGGCATATCCAGGCGAGCCGCGCGCTCGACCATGTCGCGGGCTATGCCTGCTACAACGAAGGCAGCATCCGCGACTGGCAGCGCCACACCAGCCAGTTCCTCTCCGGCAAGACCTTTGCCGAGAGCGGAAGCTTTGGCCCGTGGCTGGTGACGACGGACGAGATTCCCGATCCGTCAAAACTGACGCTGCAGACGCGGCTGAACGGCACGGTCGTGCAGAACACCACCACCGATCTTTTGGTCACTGCAATTCCCGAATTGATCGCCTACATCTCGACGATCTGCCCGCTCGTCCCCGGCGACGTCATCGTCACGGGCACGCCCGGCGGCGTCGGCGCCAAGCGCACGCCGCCCCTGTGGATGCGGCCGGGCGACACCGTCGAGGTCGAGATCTCCGGCATCGGCGTCCTCCGCAACACCGTGGTCGCCGGGCAAGCGTAA
- a CDS encoding response regulator transcription factor — protein sequence MSESGWGILLVDDHAVVREGYRSVLQKQPGLRVVAEASDGAEAYRQFKAVNPDLVIMDLSMPGIGGIEAVRRIRQWDKTAKILVFTMHENAGFAVQAIRAGARGYVTKTSPPETLVRAVMDVLAGKIAISPDIDHELALSRLAGESSAADVLTPREFEVMRLLLAERTTEEIAETLHVSPKTVANLHSLIKDKLGVGSDIELVRLALRQGILTEVDLGEA from the coding sequence ATGAGCGAGAGCGGCTGGGGCATTTTGCTGGTCGACGATCACGCGGTCGTCCGCGAGGGCTATCGCTCCGTGCTCCAGAAGCAACCGGGCTTGCGCGTCGTCGCCGAAGCCTCCGACGGTGCCGAGGCCTACCGGCAGTTCAAGGCGGTCAACCCCGATCTCGTCATCATGGATCTGAGCATGCCCGGCATCGGCGGTATCGAGGCGGTCAGGCGCATCAGGCAATGGGACAAGACGGCAAAGATCCTGGTCTTCACCATGCATGAGAACGCGGGCTTCGCGGTGCAAGCGATCCGCGCCGGCGCAAGGGGCTATGTCACCAAGACCAGCCCGCCGGAAACGCTGGTTCGCGCCGTGATGGACGTGCTCGCCGGCAAGATCGCGATCAGCCCCGACATCGACCACGAACTGGCATTGAGCCGGCTCGCCGGCGAATCGTCCGCCGCCGATGTGCTCACGCCGCGTGAATTCGAGGTGATGCGCCTGCTGCTCGCTGAGCGCACCACCGAGGAGATCGCCGAGACCTTGCACGTCAGCCCGAAGACGGTGGCGAATTTGCATTCGCTGATCAAGGACAAGCTCGGCGTCGGCTCCGACATCGAGCTGGTACGGCTCGCGCTGCGCCAGGGAATCCTGACCGAAGTCGATCTCGGCGAGGCCTGA
- a CDS encoding SRPBCC family protein, which translates to MTSSANPALSQWSLDREVVLSRVIDAPRDLVFEAWTDPKHLPHWFGPAGFKIETKEIDVRVGGCWRFDMIAPDGTLYPNRMQFRRIEKPRLIEIDHGSDKDDDPGMFRTTITFDSQSDGKTVLTLRQLHPTAAQREAVIGFGAVEYGNQTLDKLAVYVMAKR; encoded by the coding sequence ATGACCAGTTCTGCCAACCCAGCGCTGTCGCAATGGTCGCTCGATCGCGAGGTCGTGCTGTCGCGCGTGATCGACGCGCCGCGCGATCTCGTGTTCGAGGCGTGGACCGACCCCAAACATCTGCCGCACTGGTTCGGTCCGGCGGGCTTCAAGATCGAGACCAAGGAGATCGACGTGCGCGTCGGCGGGTGCTGGCGTTTCGACATGATCGCGCCTGATGGCACGCTATATCCGAACCGCATGCAGTTTCGCCGCATCGAGAAGCCGCGGCTCATCGAGATCGATCATGGTTCGGACAAGGACGATGATCCCGGCATGTTCCGGACGACCATCACGTTCGACAGCCAGAGCGACGGCAAGACCGTCTTGACGCTGCGGCAATTGCACCCGACTGCGGCACAGCGCGAGGCGGTGATCGGATTTGGTGCCGTTGAATATGGCAATCAGACGCTCGACAAGCTGGCGGTCTACGTGATGGCCAAACGCTGA
- a CDS encoding sensor histidine kinase: protein MWNRSDLKVRLTLRVAAVVALCFAAISAYFLIDADRAVHARIDAIADLTAKTLELQRGKIQWASNPRNNFPDLDSVEAVMTPGLCLAFRAANGEMQQRFCGGAPGGASEPPRAFVAFYRTLFDPGREAVRPVTSRGARLGDAVVWVDPAVLTAEAWHDAGRLMAALALALPLLCILVYAALARALRPTQLVRAGLERIAANDLSARLPPFDLAELSAIRGVFNHLAESLEAALAARSELTRKLIALQDEERRHLARELHDEFGQSLAAIRALAASARQTAAQDCPTLLPECDGIARTATGMAETLRGTLFRLRPPDVEELGLVGSLDGLVAGWNGRSRGQTRFEIAFSGSFEHLAPAVSANIYRIVQEALTNAAKHAGATRVTLQVTMLDGDINLVVADDGRPNESAIRSGMGLLGMRERVAALGGRLSFDANPERGCALRVLIPAATPHQPAALEHAA from the coding sequence ATGTGGAACCGATCCGACCTGAAGGTCCGCCTGACGCTGCGCGTGGCGGCCGTCGTGGCGCTGTGCTTCGCCGCCATCTCAGCCTATTTCCTGATCGACGCCGACCGCGCGGTCCATGCACGGATCGACGCCATCGCCGACCTCACCGCCAAGACGCTGGAGCTGCAGCGGGGAAAGATCCAGTGGGCGAGCAATCCCCGTAACAACTTTCCCGACCTCGACAGTGTCGAGGCCGTGATGACGCCCGGCCTGTGCCTGGCCTTTCGCGCTGCCAATGGCGAGATGCAGCAGCGCTTCTGCGGCGGTGCACCCGGGGGCGCCAGTGAGCCGCCGCGGGCCTTTGTCGCCTTCTACCGCACGCTGTTCGATCCCGGCCGCGAGGCGGTGCGTCCCGTGACCTCCCGCGGCGCACGGCTCGGCGACGCCGTCGTCTGGGTCGATCCTGCCGTGCTGACGGCCGAGGCCTGGCATGATGCAGGCCGCCTGATGGCGGCGCTGGCGCTCGCGCTGCCATTGTTGTGCATCCTGGTCTACGCGGCGCTGGCGCGCGCGTTGCGGCCGACCCAACTGGTCCGGGCCGGGCTGGAGCGGATCGCCGCCAACGATCTCTCGGCGCGGCTGCCGCCGTTCGACCTCGCAGAACTGTCTGCGATCCGCGGCGTCTTCAATCACCTTGCCGAAAGCCTCGAGGCCGCGCTTGCCGCGCGCAGCGAGCTCACGCGAAAACTGATCGCGCTCCAGGACGAGGAGCGCCGGCATCTGGCGCGCGAGCTGCACGACGAGTTCGGCCAATCGCTCGCCGCCATCCGCGCGCTCGCCGCATCAGCCCGCCAGACCGCGGCGCAGGACTGTCCCACGCTGCTGCCCGAATGCGACGGCATTGCGCGCACCGCGACCGGCATGGCGGAGACGCTGCGGGGCACGCTGTTCCGCCTGCGTCCGCCCGATGTCGAGGAGCTCGGCCTGGTGGGAAGCCTCGATGGCCTGGTCGCAGGGTGGAACGGACGCAGCCGCGGACAGACCCGTTTCGAGATCGCCTTCTCCGGCAGTTTTGAGCATCTCGCCCCCGCGGTCAGCGCCAATATCTATCGCATCGTGCAGGAGGCGCTGACCAACGCCGCCAAGCACGCCGGCGCCACACGGGTCACTCTGCAAGTGACTATGCTGGATGGCGACATCAATCTCGTCGTCGCCGACGACGGCCGGCCGAACGAGTCGGCGATCAGGAGCGGCATGGGCCTGCTCGGCATGCGCGAGCGCGTCGCCGCGCTCGGCGGCCGCCTCAGCTTCGATGCAAACCCCGAGCGCGGTTGCGCCTTGCGCGTGCTCATTCCAGCAGCCACGCCGCATCAACCCGCCGCGCTGGAGCACGCGGCATGA
- a CDS encoding SDR family oxidoreductase — MTGEKVALVTAGGSGMGAGAARRLAADGFRVAILSSSGKGEALAQELGGLGVTGSNKSSDDLKRLVDAALAKWGRIDVLVNSAGHGPRAPIVEISDEQWHTGLDTYLLNVIRPTRLVVPAMQAQKSGAIINISTAWAFEPSAMFPTSAVFRAGLAAFTKIFTDTYAADNIRMNNVLPGWIDSLPATEERRASVPMGRYGKVEEIAATVAFLASDGAAYITGQNIRVDGGLTRSV; from the coding sequence ATGACAGGAGAAAAGGTCGCGCTGGTGACCGCGGGCGGCAGCGGCATGGGGGCAGGGGCCGCGCGCAGGCTTGCCGCCGACGGGTTTCGTGTCGCGATCCTGTCGTCCTCCGGCAAGGGCGAGGCTCTGGCGCAGGAACTCGGCGGGCTCGGCGTGACAGGCTCGAACAAGTCGAGCGACGACCTGAAGCGGCTGGTCGACGCAGCGCTGGCGAAGTGGGGCCGGATCGACGTCCTCGTCAACAGCGCGGGCCACGGGCCGCGCGCGCCGATCGTCGAGATCTCGGACGAGCAGTGGCACACCGGTCTCGATACCTATCTGCTCAACGTCATCAGGCCGACGCGCCTCGTCGTTCCGGCGATGCAGGCACAAAAGTCCGGCGCCATCATCAACATCTCGACCGCCTGGGCGTTCGAGCCGAGCGCGATGTTTCCGACCTCGGCCGTCTTCCGCGCGGGGCTTGCGGCCTTCACAAAGATCTTCACCGACACTTACGCCGCCGACAATATCCGCATGAACAACGTGCTGCCGGGCTGGATCGACAGCCTGCCGGCGACGGAGGAGCGGCGGGCGAGCGTGCCGATGGGGCGCTATGGCAAGGTCGAGGAGATCGCGGCGACCGTCGCCTTCCTGGCCTCCGACGGCGCGGCCTACATCACCGGCCAGAACATCCGTGTCGATGGCGGGCTGACGCGCTCGGTGTGA
- a CDS encoding ABC transporter substrate-binding protein: MGIHHTSSAAALLFALILAGPAQADIKGDAIRIGVLTDMNGVFATAMGPGSVEAARMAAEEFGGKINGKPIEILQADHQNKPDLAASLARKWFSDGVQAIADGGSSGAALAVQELVRGNGKIFLISGAGANQLTDDACAPTSVQWTQDAYSTATAVVSGIMQTSKEPWFFITGDYAFGHSIEATARSRISELGGRVAGSVKAQLGTPDYSSFLLQAQASGAKVLALNVAGDNATAIKQAEEFGLAAQGMKIVPMSFQNVDIHAVGLKATRGDLIVTSFFEDVSPAARRFSDAFHARRQAMPSQIQAGVYSAVRHYLQAVKDADSDDSATVMARMKATPVSDAYTPNGKIREDQRMVHDLYLVQVKTPEESKGPWDFVKLVATIPPDQAFRPLDRSKCGLVGK, from the coding sequence ATGGGCATCCACCACACCTCATCCGCCGCCGCGTTGCTATTCGCTCTCATTCTCGCCGGGCCTGCGCAGGCCGATATCAAGGGCGACGCCATCCGCATCGGTGTCCTCACCGACATGAACGGCGTATTCGCGACCGCCATGGGGCCGGGTTCGGTCGAGGCGGCGCGGATGGCGGCGGAAGAGTTCGGCGGCAAGATCAACGGCAAGCCGATCGAGATTTTGCAGGCCGACCACCAGAACAAGCCTGATCTTGCCGCCTCGCTCGCCCGCAAATGGTTCAGCGACGGCGTCCAGGCCATCGCGGACGGCGGCAGCTCGGGTGCTGCGCTCGCGGTGCAGGAGCTCGTCCGCGGCAACGGCAAGATCTTCCTCATCTCGGGCGCCGGCGCCAATCAGCTCACCGACGATGCCTGCGCGCCGACCAGCGTGCAGTGGACCCAGGACGCCTATTCGACCGCGACCGCGGTGGTGTCGGGCATCATGCAGACGTCCAAGGAGCCGTGGTTCTTCATCACCGGCGACTACGCCTTCGGCCATTCGATCGAGGCGACCGCGCGCTCGCGCATCAGTGAACTCGGCGGCAGGGTCGCCGGCAGCGTGAAGGCGCAGCTCGGCACGCCCGACTACAGCTCTTTCCTGCTGCAGGCGCAGGCCTCGGGCGCGAAGGTCCTGGCGCTCAACGTCGCCGGCGACAACGCCACCGCCATCAAGCAGGCGGAGGAGTTTGGCCTGGCGGCCCAGGGCATGAAGATCGTGCCGATGTCGTTCCAGAACGTCGACATTCACGCCGTCGGGCTCAAGGCGACCCGCGGCGACCTGATTGTCACCTCCTTCTTCGAGGACGTGTCACCGGCCGCCCGCCGCTTCTCCGATGCGTTCCATGCGCGCCGCCAGGCCATGCCCTCGCAGATCCAGGCCGGCGTCTATTCTGCCGTGCGCCATTATTTGCAGGCTGTGAAGGACGCCGACTCCGACGACAGTGCGACCGTCATGGCCAGGATGAAGGCGACGCCGGTCTCTGATGCCTACACGCCGAACGGCAAGATTCGTGAGGACCAGCGCATGGTGCACGACCTCTATCTGGTGCAGGTCAAGACGCCGGAGGAATCAAAAGGGCCGTGGGACTTTGTCAAGCTCGTCGCCACCATCCCGCCCGACCAGGCCTTTCGTCCGCTCGACCGCAGCAAGTGCGGCCTGGTCGGCAAATAG
- a CDS encoding serine hydrolase, whose protein sequence is MIAQMRDIVTAELAPTATPDHPGGLVAALYAGRHVEFFDYGFADGETRRPVTPDTLFNLASLRKPFEATLVALGTLRSELRLDEPVTKHLPELRGDYIRKVTMGELVTHTSGLLLPTDHPPWPNDTFTQARFFDMLNAWMPQHGEQSGRQRIYSHAGYVLLQLALERRYGRPIRELIDRRILKPLGMTSTFVPERGPDNRAIMGHEALQRTAQGYSDQGTAIGPPGNQQSYFDFPGTGQMFSSARDLAIFVTACADGRSVAPELREALRMTQRESFRVDEKFGQAMAWETVHLDGVTVVDKPGGLNNASGYFGLVPAQRLAIVLLANRGEYPHEIARYKILPALARLVASR, encoded by the coding sequence ATGATCGCGCAGATGCGCGACATCGTCACGGCCGAGCTGGCGCCGACCGCGACGCCGGACCATCCAGGCGGCCTCGTCGCTGCGCTTTATGCGGGCCGACATGTCGAATTCTTCGACTATGGCTTTGCCGACGGCGAGACGAGACGGCCCGTGACGCCGGATACGCTCTTCAACCTCGCCTCCTTGCGAAAGCCCTTCGAGGCCACGCTCGTTGCGCTGGGCACGCTCCGCAGCGAGCTCAGGCTCGACGAACCCGTGACCAAACACCTGCCTGAATTGCGCGGCGACTACATTCGCAAGGTCACCATGGGTGAGCTCGTCACGCACACATCCGGCCTGTTGCTGCCGACCGATCATCCGCCCTGGCCGAACGACACGTTCACGCAGGCCCGGTTCTTCGACATGCTCAACGCCTGGATGCCGCAGCATGGCGAGCAGTCCGGCAGGCAGCGCATCTACAGCCACGCGGGCTACGTGTTGCTCCAGCTCGCGCTCGAGCGCCGCTACGGCAGGCCGATCCGCGAGCTCATCGACAGACGCATCCTGAAACCGCTGGGCATGACCTCGACATTCGTTCCCGAGCGCGGCCCCGACAATCGCGCGATCATGGGCCATGAGGCGCTGCAGCGGACGGCGCAGGGCTACTCCGATCAGGGCACGGCGATCGGCCCGCCCGGCAATCAGCAAAGCTATTTCGACTTTCCCGGCACCGGCCAGATGTTCTCGTCGGCGCGGGACCTCGCGATCTTCGTGACCGCCTGTGCCGACGGGCGTTCGGTCGCGCCCGAGCTGCGCGAGGCGCTGCGGATGACCCAGCGCGAGAGCTTTCGCGTCGATGAGAAGTTCGGACAGGCGATGGCCTGGGAAACCGTCCATCTCGACGGCGTCACCGTCGTCGACAAGCCCGGCGGCCTGAACAACGCCTCCGGCTATTTTGGCCTCGTGCCCGCACAGAGGCTCGCCATCGTTCTGCTCGCCAATCGCGGCGAATATCCGCACGAGATTGCCCGCTACAAGATCCTCCCCGCGCTGGCGAGGCTGGTCGCATCGCGATGA